Proteins found in one archaeon BMS3Bbin15 genomic segment:
- a CDS encoding acidic ribosomal protein P0, translated as MSHIAKWKIEEVDNLATLIKEYPVVGIVNMESIPAKIIQRLRRDFRGTALIKMSKKRLMFRAIGKVAREEKSIEDMNEHISKQPAFIFSTLDSFKLYNLLHKNQVPAPAKPNVEAPRDIIIPRGNLGIPAGPLLGELQSIGVKTAIEGGKIAVKADRVVVREGEIISEKVANILNKIGIEPLEAGLELLAAYEDRTVFLPDVLAVSTQELIGRISLAHQQAVSLSISSGFLTTETSKIAVAMAFREAVALALEAAIFEPEVMDKLMAKANMQMLALAKKLSDEALDEELKSVKSAQKSQSVEETSSKEEDEQEEEEKEEKASEEEALGGLGALFG; from the coding sequence ATGAGCCATATTGCTAAATGGAAGATTGAAGAGGTTGATAATCTTGCCACACTTATTAAAGAGTATCCCGTGGTCGGCATTGTAAATATGGAAAGCATACCAGCAAAGATAATACAGAGGCTCAGGAGAGATTTCAGAGGTACGGCATTAATAAAAATGTCTAAGAAAAGGTTAATGTTCCGTGCTATTGGAAAGGTTGCCCGGGAAGAGAAGAGCATTGAAGATATGAATGAGCATATTTCAAAGCAACCTGCCTTTATATTCTCAACGCTGGATTCCTTCAAGCTGTACAATCTTCTCCATAAGAATCAGGTTCCTGCACCTGCCAAGCCAAATGTCGAGGCACCCAGGGATATTATAATACCCAGAGGAAATCTTGGTATACCAGCCGGACCTCTTCTGGGTGAGCTTCAGTCTATTGGTGTGAAGACTGCTATTGAAGGCGGAAAGATTGCTGTGAAAGCTGACAGGGTTGTTGTCAGGGAAGGTGAAATAATAAGTGAAAAGGTGGCAAATATACTGAATAAAATAGGTATAGAACCCCTGGAGGCTGGGTTGGAGCTTCTTGCCGCCTATGAAGATAGAACAGTTTTCCTTCCAGATGTTCTTGCTGTAAGTACACAGGAATTAATTGGCAGGATTTCCCTTGCACATCAGCAGGCTGTCAGTTTGAGTATCAGCTCAGGCTTCCTTACCACGGAGACGTCAAAGATTGCTGTTGCCATGGCCTTCAGAGAGGCAGTAGCTCTTGCTCTTGAAGCTGCAATATTTGAGCCCGAGGTTATGGATAAGCTTATGGCTAAGGCCAATATGCAGATGTTAGCATTGGCAAAGAAACTCAGCGATGAAGCTCTTGACGAAGAGCTGAAGTCAGTTAAAAGTGCTCAGAAGTCTCAGTCAGTTGAAGAGACTTCTTCGAAGGAAGAGGATGAGCAGGAAGAAGAAGAAAAGGAAGAAAAAGCAAGTGAAGAGGAAGCCCTTGGCGGTTTAGGTGCCTTATTTGGATAA
- a CDS encoding 50S ribosomal protein L12P: MEYVYAAMLLHSAGKEINDENVKSVLSASGVEADEARVKALVASLEGVNIDEAIKQAAPVAAAPAAAAAPAETAEEAPAEEEETEEEKEEEALEGLGALFG; this comes from the coding sequence ATGGAATATGTTTATGCAGCTATGCTCTTGCATTCAGCAGGAAAAGAGATAAATGATGAGAACGTTAAGTCTGTTCTCAGTGCCTCAGGTGTTGAGGCTGATGAAGCCAGAGTTAAAGCTCTGGTAGCTTCCCTTGAGGGAGTTAATATAGATGAGGCTATAAAGCAGGCTGCTCCTGTTGCTGCTGCTCCGGCTGCAGCCGCTGCTCCAGCTGAGACCGCTGAGGAAGCTCCGGCTGAGGAGGAGGAAACTGAAGAAGAAAAGGAAGAGGAAGCTCTTGAAGGCCTTGGAGCCC